The Gemmatimonadales bacterium region GGGGCGCATGCCGTCGTGAGCGGGCGAACCGGGCTCTCGGTGCGAGACGTGAAGCGCGTGGCGCCATCCGCGATGGTCGGCCGCTCGGTGCACGACGACCACGAGGCGCGCGCCGCCGCGGCTGAAGCCGCCGACTTCCTGATCGCGGGCGCGGTGTACGCGACTCCGAGCCACCCGGACGCGTCGCCGGCGGGCCTCGGCTTGGTGCGTGAGGCGGCGGCGCACGGTAAGCCGGTGGTCGCCATCGGCGGCCTCACGCCCGAACGGACGCCCGAGGTCATCGCCGCCGGCGCGTGGGGCGTCGCCGCGATCCGCGCGCTATGGGACGCGGCCGATCCGGCCACGGCGGTCATGGCCTTCCTGGCAGCGCTCCCCGCGCCGAGCGGCATCGTCCTGGTGGTGAACGGCGAATCCCGCCGGGCGCGCGCGGGTAGTACCCTGGCGGACCTGCTCGGCGACCTTGGCCTCGACCCGCGGGCGGTTGTGGTCGAGCACAACCGGCATATCGTTCGGAGGGACTCGCTCGGCGCCACGCCGCTCGCCCAGGGCGACGCGATCGAGCTGGTCCATTTCGTAGGCGGTGGATGAACGCGTGAGGACCGCATGACCACGACAGTTTCGGCGCCCGTCTTCCAGGACACCCCGTTCGAGGTCGGGGGGCGCTCGTTCCGTTCCCGGCTCCTGGTGGGCACCGGGAAGTACGCGGACAACGCGACCATGGTGCGCGCCATCGAGGCCTCCGGCGCGGAGGTGGTGACGGTGGCCGTTCGCCGCGTGAGCCTCGACCGCACCAAAGAAGAGGGCGTCCTCCATCACCTCGACCCGTCGCGGTTCTTCCTGCTCGCCAACACCGCGGGCTGTTTCACGGCGGAGGACGCGATGCGTTACGCGCGGCTCGCGCGCGAGGCCGGGTTCAACGAGTTCATCAAGCTCGAGGTCATCGGCGACCAGCAGACTCTGCTGCCCGACGCGGCCGGCCTGCTCGAGGCTACGAAGCAGCTCGCGAAGGAAGGCTTCAAGGTGATGGCGTACACCAACGAGGACCTGATCACCGCGCTGCGCCTCGAGGATGCGGGGGCAGCGGCCGTGATGCCGCTCGCCTCGCCCATCGGCTCGGGGCTGGGCCTCCTCAACCCGTACCACATCCGGATCATCAAGTCGCGGCTCAAGTGCCCGGTGATCGTGGACGCGGGCGTGGGCACGGCGTCCGACGCGTGTGTCACGATGGAGCAGGGCGTGGACGGGATCCTGATGAACACTGCGATCGCCGCCGCGCGGGACCCGGTCGCGATGGCGCACGCGATGCGGCTCGCGACCGAATCGGGCCGCGCCGCGTACCTGGCCGGCCGGATGCCGCGCCGCGAGATCGCGGTGCCGTCGAGCCCCACGACGGGGATGCTCCAATAGCCCTGTTCAAGCGCTCACGGGGCGCTGGGAAGCCGGCGCGCAAGGGCGGGATCGAACCGCCCGCCAAGCCCGCGGCCAAACCTCGCC contains the following coding sequences:
- the thiS gene encoding sulfur carrier protein ThiS, with the translated sequence MIAALPRLHAVTDDRVIGEGRVVERVAVMAAAAGPALALHVRARALEGRPLLALARAVKEACAERGAWCVVNGRADVARAAGAHAVVSGRTGLSVRDVKRVAPSAMVGRSVHDDHEARAAAAEAADFLIAGAVYATPSHPDASPAGLGLVREAAAHGKPVVAIGGLTPERTPEVIAAGAWGVAAIRALWDAADPATAVMAFLAALPAPSGIVLVVNGESRRARAGSTLADLLGDLGLDPRAVVVEHNRHIVRRDSLGATPLAQGDAIELVHFVGGG
- a CDS encoding thiazole synthase; its protein translation is MTTTVSAPVFQDTPFEVGGRSFRSRLLVGTGKYADNATMVRAIEASGAEVVTVAVRRVSLDRTKEEGVLHHLDPSRFFLLANTAGCFTAEDAMRYARLAREAGFNEFIKLEVIGDQQTLLPDAAGLLEATKQLAKEGFKVMAYTNEDLITALRLEDAGAAAVMPLASPIGSGLGLLNPYHIRIIKSRLKCPVIVDAGVGTASDACVTMEQGVDGILMNTAIAAARDPVAMAHAMRLATESGRAAYLAGRMPRREIAVPSSPTTGMLQ